One genomic window of Glycine max cultivar Williams 82 chromosome 16, Glycine_max_v4.0, whole genome shotgun sequence includes the following:
- the LOC100782508 gene encoding serine/threonine-protein kinase ATG1a isoform X3 produces the protein MTTMMMEFGGPRVIGDYIVGPRIGSGSFAVVWRARNRSSGLEYAVKEIDKRQLSPKVRENLLKEISILSTIHHPNIIRLFEAIQYCAGGDLAAYIHRHGKVSEPVARHFMRQLAAGLQVLQEKNLIHRDLKPQNLLLATTAATPVMKIGDFGFARSLTPQGLADTLCGSPYYMAPEIIENQKYDAKADLWSVGAILYQLVIGRPPFDGNSQLQLFQNILASTELHFPPDALKVLHSDCLDLCRNLLRRNPDERLTFKAFFNHNFLREPRPTVNVEQFQLHQSERLTDHQLGVSASEKISQSHSKYHVVDNPVVVSSAADETMLLQRKDGKITAGTKSAKGSTPTIASDKLGKAVDAGAHLSNQPLVSHLMESIEKDYVFVNSHFASFEAFSDYFEASVQNISSHRISLFSSKRTNMEVGHAKQTKDLPFSSTEVLENLKSNKQEACVASCEFAALRKENGISSLLPSNRLQLLHQYVRILAELSQEKYNTGLYLESLAVELVVLAIWKKTLEICSFWMASITKSELPGSSSANESISASDVDLPQSTEQKINFSDPSSISLWAKHEFIDAVDRAEKLSCHVQNMDRAAEMPDAMEIIFQKALLIGTSGAVDEYMEIRDRAAASYSKAMLLLSFIVTEAENLPLNPPFSLVSTNKERILQYIHSLQSRKKSSAESSSEKAHTLLSK, from the exons ATGACGACGATGATGATGGAGTTTGGAGGACCCAGAGTGATCGGAGATTACATAGTGGGTCCTCGAATCGGTTCGGGTTCGTTCGCGGTGGTGTGGCGTGCAAGGAATCGAAGTTCGGGTTTGGAGTATGCGGTTAAGGAGATTGATAAGAGACAATTGAGCCCCAAAGTGAGGGAAAATCTTCTCAAAGAAATTTCTATCCTTAGCACCATTCATCACCCCAACATCATTCGACTCTTCGAGGCAATTCAG TATTGTGCTGGTGGGGACCTTGCTGCTTACATTCATCGCCATGGCAAAGTTTCTGAACCGGTTGCACGCCATTTCATGAGGCAATTGG CTGCCGGGTTGCAGGTGCTTCAAGAAAAGAACCTCATCCATAGAGATTTAAAACCACAG AATTTACTGTTGGCAACTACTGCAGCTACACCAGTTATGAAAATAGGGGATTTTGGTTTTGCAAG GTCTCTCACACCCCAGGGATTGGCTGATACGCTATGTGGTTCACCCTATTACATGGCTCCAGAGATAATTGAAAACCAGAAGTATGATGCCAAG GCTGATTTATGGAGTGTTGGGGCAATATTGTATCAACTAGTGATTGGGAGGCCACCATTTGACGGAAATAGTCAATTGCAG ctttttcaaaatattttggcATCTACTGAACTGCACTTTCCGCCAGATGCATTAAAAGTGCTACATTCTGATTGCTTGGATCTTTGCAGAAACCTTTTACGTCGAAACCCAG ATGAGAGGTTAACATTCAAGGCATTCTTCAATCACAATTTCCTACGGGAACCTag GCCTACCGTGAATGTTGAGCAGTTTCAATTACATCAATCAGAAAGATTGACAGATCATCAATTAGGTGTCTCTGCCTCCGAGAAGATTTCTCAATCACATTCTAAGTATCATGTTGTAGATAATCCAGTGGTAGTCAGTTCAGCTGCTGATGAAACCATGCTGTTGCAAAGAAAGGATGGCAAGATTACAGCTGGTACTAAGAGTGCTAAAGGGTCAACTCCAACTATTGCAAGTGATAAGCTGGGGAAGGCTGTTGATGCTGGTGCTCATTTGTCAAACCAACCCCTAG TTTCCCATTTAATGGAGTCCATTGAGAAAGATTATGTCTTTGTCAATTCCCATTTCGCATCATTCGAAGCTTTCTCTGACTACTTTGAAGCATCTGTGCAAAATATTTCCTCACATAGGATTTCTCTGTTTTCTTCTAAGAGGACTAATATGGAGGTTGGACATGCAAAACAAACAAAGGATCTGCCCTTTTCCTCCACTGAAgtattagaaaatttaaaaagcaATAAACAGGAGGCATGTGTGGCTTCCTGTGAATTTGCTGCCTTAAGGAAAGAGAATGGAATTTCCTCACTGCTCCCTTCAAACAGATTACAGCTGTTGCATCAGTATGTGCGGATCCTTGCTGAACTTTCACAAGAAAAG TATAATACAGGATTGTATCTAGAGTCGCTTGCAGTTGAGTTGGTGGTTTTAGCTATATGGAAAAAGACTCTAGAAATTTGTAGCTTTTGGATGGCCTCAATTACAAAGAGTGAGTTGCCTGGAAGCAGTTCGGCTAATGAATCCATATCTGCTAGTGATGTTGACTTGCCACAGTCTACAgaacagaaaataaattttagtgatCCTTCATCTATCTCCTTGTGGGCGAAACATGAGTTTATTGATGCAGTTGATCGTGCTGAGAAACTATCATGTCATGTTCAAAATATGGATA GGGCAGCTGAGATGCCAGATGCAATGGAAATTATATTCCAAAAAGCTCTCTTAATTGGGACAAGTGGTGCT GTAGATGAATATATGGAGATCAGAGATAGGGCTGCTGCATCTTACTCAAAAGCGAtgcttctactttcatttatcGTGACAGAAGCAGAGAACCTTCCACTGAACCCACCATTTTCACTTGTATCCACTAATAAGGAGCGAATCTTACAATATATTCACAGCTTGCAGTCTCGTAAAAAATCTTCAGCGGAGTCCTCTTCAGAGAAAGCACATACACTTTTATCAAAGTAA
- the LOC100781974 gene encoding soluble inorganic pyrophosphatase 1 — MSDENGEEPRENRPVPRLNERILSSLSRRSVAAHPWHDLEIGPGAPMIFNCVVEITKGSKVKYELDKKTGLIKVDRILYSSVVYPHNYGFIPRTLCEDNDPIDVLVLMQEPVLPGCFLRARAIGLMPMIDQGEKDDKIIAVCADDPEFKHYTDLTELPPHRLMEIRRFFEDYKKNENKEVAVNDFLPASTAVESIQYSMDLYAEYILHTLRR; from the exons ATGAGTGATGAGAATGGCGAAGAACCTCGAGAAAACCGTCCGGTTCCACGCTTGAATGAAAGGATTCTTTCATCTCTGTCTAGGAGATCAGTTGCTGCTCACCCTTGGCATGATCTTGAAATTG GACCTGGAGCGCCTATGATTTTCAATTGT GTTGTGGAGATCACTAAGGGAAGCAAGGTCAAATACGAACTTGACAAAAAGACTGGATTAATTAAG GTTGATCGGATTCTGTACTCATCAGTTGTTTATCCTCATAACTATGGCTTCATTCCAAGAACTCTATGTGAAGACAATGATCCAATTGATGTCTTGGTTCTCATGCAG GAGCCTGTTCTTCCCGGTTGTTTCCTGCGAGCCAGGGCCATTGGATTGATGCCTATGATTGACCAG GGGGAGAAGGATGATAAAATTATTGCGGTATGTGCTGATGATCCAGAATTTAAGCACTATACTGACTTAACAGAACTTCCACCTCATCGCCTCATGGAGATCCGCCGCTTCTTTGAAGATT ACAAGAAGAATGAGAACAAGGAGGTAGCAGTTAATGATTTTCTACCTGCATCCACTGCTGTTGAATCCATCCAGTACTCAAT GGATCTTTATGCGGAGTATATTCTGCATACCTTGAGGCGATAG
- the LCL1 gene encoding late elongated hypocotyl and circadian clock associated-1-like protein 1 isoform X1, which produces MDAYSSGEEVVVKTRKPYTITKQRERWTEEEHNRFLEALKLHGRAWQRIEEHIGTKTAVQIRSHAQKFFTKLEKEALVKGVPIGQALDIDIPPPRPKRKPNNPYPRKTRIGTTSLHSGAKDGKLNLVESSHVNQALDLKKEPLPEKHDLDEGLTTVKENKDENHAKVFTLLQEVPCSSVSSANESSITMSVPLGNPCAFKEITPSVKEVIARDEKTESFVTVEPENGKLEINDGKQTNGTSKDSRLEDSDALHMKLVQNEKPDGLDCELTIDGMQGNQNYPRHVTVHVVDGNLGTNTQNPSQDMLFRDSMFQPIGGVNGQRNVFTNTAPSNTSESQNNTARSSVHQSFLPYPPFTQHNQDDYQSFLHMSSTFSNLIVSTLMQNPAAHAAASFAATFWPYANPETSANSPRCSQGGFTNRQIGSPPSVAAIAAATVAAATAWWAAHGLLPLCAPLHTSFACPASVTTVPSMNTGEAPALKAEQEKTTLQNPPLQDQMLDPEYSEAQQAQHSASKSPAAILSDSESGDAKLNTSSKVTDHETNKTISEHLDSNKTKGRKPVDRSSCGSNTASSSDVETDALEKGEKGKEEPEIPDANQLAIEFSNRRRSVSNLTDSWKEVSEEGRLAFQALFSREVLPQSFSPPHALKNTDHQMDNANDNKQNIDDKDEDLDGSKKCSSNYEAMQKNLLFVENNEGLLTIGLGQGKLKTHRTGFKPYKRCSMEAKENRVGASSNQGEEQGCKRIRLEGETST; this is translated from the exons CTGGAGAAAGAGGCCCTTGTAAAGGGTGTTCCAATTGGACAGGCTCTTGATATAGACATTCCCCCTCCACGGCCCAAAAGAAAGCCAAACAATCCTTATCCTCGGAAGACCAGGATTGGTACCACATCATTACATAGTGGAGCAAAGGATGGAAAACTCAATTTAGTTGAATCTTCACATGTTAATCAAGCACTGGACTTGAAAAAAGAACCACTTCCAgag AAACATGATTTAGACGAAGGGCTAACAActgtaaaagaaaataaggatGAGAACCACGCAAAAGTATTTACTCTTCTCCAGGAGGTACCCTGTTCCTCTGTATCTTCAGCAAATGAGAGTTCAATAACAATGTCTGTGCCACTGGGAAATCCATGTGCCTTCAAGGAGATTACACCTTCCGTGAAAGAGGTAATAGCACGAGATGAAAAAACTGAATCTTTTGTCACTGTTGAACCTGAAAATGGGAAGTTGGAGATCAATGATGGAAAACAGACTAATGGCACTAGTAAAGACTCCAGGTTAGAGGATTCTGATGCTTTACATATGAAATTGGTTCAAAATGAGAAACCAGATGGTCTTGATTGTGAATTAACAATAGATGGGATGCAAGGCAATCAGAATTACCCTAGGCATGTTACTGTGCACGTTGTTGATGGGAACCTTGGAACAAATACTCAAAATCCATCACAAGATATGTTGTTTCGAGATTCCATGTTTCAGCCAATAGGAGGGGTTAACGGGCAACGAAATGTTTTTACCAATACAGCTCCATCGAACACAAGTGAAAGTCAAAATAACACTGCACGATCTTCTGTTCATCAATCATTTCTTCCTTATCCTCCCTTCACACAACACAACCAAGACGATTACCAATCATTTCTTCACATGTCTTCAACATTTTCAAATCTTATTGTCTCTACCTTGATGCAAAACCCAGCAGCTCATGCTGCTGCAAGTTTCGCTGCTACATTTTGGCCGTATGCAAATCCAGAAACTTCAGCAAATTCTCCTAGGTGCTCCCAAGGAGGTTTTACAAATAGACAAATTGGTTCCCCTCCAAGCGTTGCAGCTATTGCAGCTGCTACTGTAGCAGCTGCAACTGCATGGTGGGCAGCTCATGGATTGCTTCCTTTGTGTGCTCCTCTTCATACTTCTTTTGCCTGTCCTGCATCAGTGACTACAGTTCCATCAATGAATACCGGTGAAGCACCGGCTCTGAAGGCAGAGCAAGAAAAAACTACTCTACAAAATCCTCCTCTTCAAGATCAGATGCTGGATCCAGAATACTCGGAAGCTCAACAAGCTCAACATTCAGCTTCAAAGTCACCAGCTGCCATTTTATCAGATTCTGAGAGTGGAGATGCCAAGTTAAATACTTCATCAAAGGTTACTGATCATGAGACGAACAAAACAATTTCTGAGCACCTTGATTCCAACAAAACAAAGGGAAGAAAACCGGTTGACCGTTCCTCATGTGGTTCCAACACGGCCTCTAGCAGCGATGTGGAAACTGATGCACTAGAGAAGGGTGAGAAAGGGAAGGAAGAGCCTGAAATACCTGATGCTAACCAATTAGCCATTGAGTTTAGTAATCGTCGTAGAAGCGTTAGCAACCTTACTGATTCTTGGAAAGAGGTTTCTGAAGAG GGGAGACTGGCCTTTCAGGCTCTGTTCTCCAGAGAGGTGTTGCCTCAAAGCTTTTCACCTCCTCATGCTTTGAAGAATACGGATCATCAAATGGACAACGCCAATGATAACAAGCAAAACATAGATGACAAAGATGAAGATCTTGACGGCAGCAAGAAATGCAGTTCTAATTATGAAGCGATGCAGAAAAACCTGCTATTTGTAGAAAATAACGAGGGACTGTTAACCATAGGGCTTGGACAAGGAAAGCTTAAGACTCATCGAACAGGTTTTAAACCCTACAAAAGATGTTCCATGGAGGCCAAGGAAAATAGGGTTGGAGCAAGCAGCAATCAAGGTGAAGAGCAAGGTTGTAAGAGAATACGTTTGGAAGGGGAGACTTCGACTTGA
- the LOC100782508 gene encoding serine/threonine-protein kinase ATG1a isoform X2, translated as MTTMMMEFGGPRVIGDYIVGPRIGSGSFAVVWRARNRSSGLEYAVKEIDKRQLSPKVRENLLKEISILSTIHHPNIIRLFEAIQTNDRIYLVLEYCAGGDLAAYIHRHGKVSEPVARHFMRQLAAGLQVLQEKNLIHRDLKPQNLLLATTAATPVMKIGDFGFARSLTPQGLADTLCGSPYYMAPEIIENQKYDAKADLWSVGAILYQLVIGRPPFDGNSQLQLFQNILASTELHFPPDALKVLHSDCLDLCRNLLRRNPDERLTFKAFFNHNFLREPRPTVNVEQFQLHQSERLTDHQLGVSASEKISQSHSKYHVVDNPVVVSSAADETMLLQRKDGKITAGTKSAKGSTPTIASDKLGKAVDAVSHLMESIEKDYVFVNSHFASFEAFSDYFEASVQNISSHRISLFSSKRTNMEVGHAKQTKDLPFSSTEVLENLKSNKQEACVASCEFAALRKENGISSLLPSNRLQLLHQYVRILAELSQEKYNTGLYLESLAVELVVLAIWKKTLEICSFWMASITKSELPGSSSANESISASDVDLPQSTEQKINFSDPSSISLWAKHEFIDAVDRAEKLSCHVQNMDRAAEMPDAMEIIFQKALLIGTSGAVDEYMEIRDRAAASYSKAMLLLSFIVTEAENLPLNPPFSLVSTNKERILQYIHSLQSRKKSSAESSSEKAHTLLSK; from the exons ATGACGACGATGATGATGGAGTTTGGAGGACCCAGAGTGATCGGAGATTACATAGTGGGTCCTCGAATCGGTTCGGGTTCGTTCGCGGTGGTGTGGCGTGCAAGGAATCGAAGTTCGGGTTTGGAGTATGCGGTTAAGGAGATTGATAAGAGACAATTGAGCCCCAAAGTGAGGGAAAATCTTCTCAAAGAAATTTCTATCCTTAGCACCATTCATCACCCCAACATCATTCGACTCTTCGAGGCAATTCAG ACCAATGACAGGATTTACCTTGTTTTGGAGTATTGTGCTGGTGGGGACCTTGCTGCTTACATTCATCGCCATGGCAAAGTTTCTGAACCGGTTGCACGCCATTTCATGAGGCAATTGG CTGCCGGGTTGCAGGTGCTTCAAGAAAAGAACCTCATCCATAGAGATTTAAAACCACAG AATTTACTGTTGGCAACTACTGCAGCTACACCAGTTATGAAAATAGGGGATTTTGGTTTTGCAAG GTCTCTCACACCCCAGGGATTGGCTGATACGCTATGTGGTTCACCCTATTACATGGCTCCAGAGATAATTGAAAACCAGAAGTATGATGCCAAG GCTGATTTATGGAGTGTTGGGGCAATATTGTATCAACTAGTGATTGGGAGGCCACCATTTGACGGAAATAGTCAATTGCAG ctttttcaaaatattttggcATCTACTGAACTGCACTTTCCGCCAGATGCATTAAAAGTGCTACATTCTGATTGCTTGGATCTTTGCAGAAACCTTTTACGTCGAAACCCAG ATGAGAGGTTAACATTCAAGGCATTCTTCAATCACAATTTCCTACGGGAACCTag GCCTACCGTGAATGTTGAGCAGTTTCAATTACATCAATCAGAAAGATTGACAGATCATCAATTAGGTGTCTCTGCCTCCGAGAAGATTTCTCAATCACATTCTAAGTATCATGTTGTAGATAATCCAGTGGTAGTCAGTTCAGCTGCTGATGAAACCATGCTGTTGCAAAGAAAGGATGGCAAGATTACAGCTGGTACTAAGAGTGCTAAAGGGTCAACTCCAACTATTGCAAGTGATAAGCTGGGGAAGGCTGTTGATGCTG TTTCCCATTTAATGGAGTCCATTGAGAAAGATTATGTCTTTGTCAATTCCCATTTCGCATCATTCGAAGCTTTCTCTGACTACTTTGAAGCATCTGTGCAAAATATTTCCTCACATAGGATTTCTCTGTTTTCTTCTAAGAGGACTAATATGGAGGTTGGACATGCAAAACAAACAAAGGATCTGCCCTTTTCCTCCACTGAAgtattagaaaatttaaaaagcaATAAACAGGAGGCATGTGTGGCTTCCTGTGAATTTGCTGCCTTAAGGAAAGAGAATGGAATTTCCTCACTGCTCCCTTCAAACAGATTACAGCTGTTGCATCAGTATGTGCGGATCCTTGCTGAACTTTCACAAGAAAAG TATAATACAGGATTGTATCTAGAGTCGCTTGCAGTTGAGTTGGTGGTTTTAGCTATATGGAAAAAGACTCTAGAAATTTGTAGCTTTTGGATGGCCTCAATTACAAAGAGTGAGTTGCCTGGAAGCAGTTCGGCTAATGAATCCATATCTGCTAGTGATGTTGACTTGCCACAGTCTACAgaacagaaaataaattttagtgatCCTTCATCTATCTCCTTGTGGGCGAAACATGAGTTTATTGATGCAGTTGATCGTGCTGAGAAACTATCATGTCATGTTCAAAATATGGATA GGGCAGCTGAGATGCCAGATGCAATGGAAATTATATTCCAAAAAGCTCTCTTAATTGGGACAAGTGGTGCT GTAGATGAATATATGGAGATCAGAGATAGGGCTGCTGCATCTTACTCAAAAGCGAtgcttctactttcatttatcGTGACAGAAGCAGAGAACCTTCCACTGAACCCACCATTTTCACTTGTATCCACTAATAAGGAGCGAATCTTACAATATATTCACAGCTTGCAGTCTCGTAAAAAATCTTCAGCGGAGTCCTCTTCAGAGAAAGCACATACACTTTTATCAAAGTAA
- the LOC100782508 gene encoding serine/threonine-protein kinase ATG1a isoform X1: MTTMMMEFGGPRVIGDYIVGPRIGSGSFAVVWRARNRSSGLEYAVKEIDKRQLSPKVRENLLKEISILSTIHHPNIIRLFEAIQTNDRIYLVLEYCAGGDLAAYIHRHGKVSEPVARHFMRQLAAGLQVLQEKNLIHRDLKPQNLLLATTAATPVMKIGDFGFARSLTPQGLADTLCGSPYYMAPEIIENQKYDAKADLWSVGAILYQLVIGRPPFDGNSQLQLFQNILASTELHFPPDALKVLHSDCLDLCRNLLRRNPDERLTFKAFFNHNFLREPRPTVNVEQFQLHQSERLTDHQLGVSASEKISQSHSKYHVVDNPVVVSSAADETMLLQRKDGKITAGTKSAKGSTPTIASDKLGKAVDAGAHLSNQPLVSHLMESIEKDYVFVNSHFASFEAFSDYFEASVQNISSHRISLFSSKRTNMEVGHAKQTKDLPFSSTEVLENLKSNKQEACVASCEFAALRKENGISSLLPSNRLQLLHQYVRILAELSQEKYNTGLYLESLAVELVVLAIWKKTLEICSFWMASITKSELPGSSSANESISASDVDLPQSTEQKINFSDPSSISLWAKHEFIDAVDRAEKLSCHVQNMDRAAEMPDAMEIIFQKALLIGTSGAVDEYMEIRDRAAASYSKAMLLLSFIVTEAENLPLNPPFSLVSTNKERILQYIHSLQSRKKSSAESSSEKAHTLLSK; this comes from the exons ATGACGACGATGATGATGGAGTTTGGAGGACCCAGAGTGATCGGAGATTACATAGTGGGTCCTCGAATCGGTTCGGGTTCGTTCGCGGTGGTGTGGCGTGCAAGGAATCGAAGTTCGGGTTTGGAGTATGCGGTTAAGGAGATTGATAAGAGACAATTGAGCCCCAAAGTGAGGGAAAATCTTCTCAAAGAAATTTCTATCCTTAGCACCATTCATCACCCCAACATCATTCGACTCTTCGAGGCAATTCAG ACCAATGACAGGATTTACCTTGTTTTGGAGTATTGTGCTGGTGGGGACCTTGCTGCTTACATTCATCGCCATGGCAAAGTTTCTGAACCGGTTGCACGCCATTTCATGAGGCAATTGG CTGCCGGGTTGCAGGTGCTTCAAGAAAAGAACCTCATCCATAGAGATTTAAAACCACAG AATTTACTGTTGGCAACTACTGCAGCTACACCAGTTATGAAAATAGGGGATTTTGGTTTTGCAAG GTCTCTCACACCCCAGGGATTGGCTGATACGCTATGTGGTTCACCCTATTACATGGCTCCAGAGATAATTGAAAACCAGAAGTATGATGCCAAG GCTGATTTATGGAGTGTTGGGGCAATATTGTATCAACTAGTGATTGGGAGGCCACCATTTGACGGAAATAGTCAATTGCAG ctttttcaaaatattttggcATCTACTGAACTGCACTTTCCGCCAGATGCATTAAAAGTGCTACATTCTGATTGCTTGGATCTTTGCAGAAACCTTTTACGTCGAAACCCAG ATGAGAGGTTAACATTCAAGGCATTCTTCAATCACAATTTCCTACGGGAACCTag GCCTACCGTGAATGTTGAGCAGTTTCAATTACATCAATCAGAAAGATTGACAGATCATCAATTAGGTGTCTCTGCCTCCGAGAAGATTTCTCAATCACATTCTAAGTATCATGTTGTAGATAATCCAGTGGTAGTCAGTTCAGCTGCTGATGAAACCATGCTGTTGCAAAGAAAGGATGGCAAGATTACAGCTGGTACTAAGAGTGCTAAAGGGTCAACTCCAACTATTGCAAGTGATAAGCTGGGGAAGGCTGTTGATGCTGGTGCTCATTTGTCAAACCAACCCCTAG TTTCCCATTTAATGGAGTCCATTGAGAAAGATTATGTCTTTGTCAATTCCCATTTCGCATCATTCGAAGCTTTCTCTGACTACTTTGAAGCATCTGTGCAAAATATTTCCTCACATAGGATTTCTCTGTTTTCTTCTAAGAGGACTAATATGGAGGTTGGACATGCAAAACAAACAAAGGATCTGCCCTTTTCCTCCACTGAAgtattagaaaatttaaaaagcaATAAACAGGAGGCATGTGTGGCTTCCTGTGAATTTGCTGCCTTAAGGAAAGAGAATGGAATTTCCTCACTGCTCCCTTCAAACAGATTACAGCTGTTGCATCAGTATGTGCGGATCCTTGCTGAACTTTCACAAGAAAAG TATAATACAGGATTGTATCTAGAGTCGCTTGCAGTTGAGTTGGTGGTTTTAGCTATATGGAAAAAGACTCTAGAAATTTGTAGCTTTTGGATGGCCTCAATTACAAAGAGTGAGTTGCCTGGAAGCAGTTCGGCTAATGAATCCATATCTGCTAGTGATGTTGACTTGCCACAGTCTACAgaacagaaaataaattttagtgatCCTTCATCTATCTCCTTGTGGGCGAAACATGAGTTTATTGATGCAGTTGATCGTGCTGAGAAACTATCATGTCATGTTCAAAATATGGATA GGGCAGCTGAGATGCCAGATGCAATGGAAATTATATTCCAAAAAGCTCTCTTAATTGGGACAAGTGGTGCT GTAGATGAATATATGGAGATCAGAGATAGGGCTGCTGCATCTTACTCAAAAGCGAtgcttctactttcatttatcGTGACAGAAGCAGAGAACCTTCCACTGAACCCACCATTTTCACTTGTATCCACTAATAAGGAGCGAATCTTACAATATATTCACAGCTTGCAGTCTCGTAAAAAATCTTCAGCGGAGTCCTCTTCAGAGAAAGCACATACACTTTTATCAAAGTAA